The Alnus glutinosa chromosome 7, dhAlnGlut1.1, whole genome shotgun sequence genome includes a region encoding these proteins:
- the LOC133873606 gene encoding thaumatin-like protein 1b: MMIKSLALFGLIALAFTFLSGAHAAKITFTNNCPTTVWPGTLTADQKPQLSTTGFELASKASSSVDVQAPWIGRFWARTRCTTDASGKFTCETADCASGQVACNGAGAIPPASLVEINIAANGGQDFYDVSLVDGFNLPISVATQGGTGDCKPSSCPADVNAVCPAELQLKGSDGSVIACKSACLALNEPQYCCTGDHSTPETCPPTNYSMIFENQCPQAYSYAYDDKNSTFTCSNAPDYVITFCP; encoded by the exons ATGATGATCAAATCCCTTGCACTCTTCGGCCTTATTGCCTTGGCCTTCACTTTCCTatctg GTGCTCATGCTGCTAAAATAACTTTCACAAACAACTGTCCAACAACTGTTTGGCCAGGAACTCTAACGGCAGACCAGAAACCTCAGCTATCAACTACTGGATTTGAGCTGGCATCCAAAGCATCCTCATCGGTTGATGTCCAAGCTCCATGGATAGGTCGGTTCTGGGCACGAACACGATGCACCACCGACGCCTCAGGAAAGTTCACCTGCGAAACTGCTGATTGTGCCTCCGGCCAGGTTGCATGCAACGGTGCCGGTGCAATCCCACCGGCATCTTTGGTAGAAATCAACATAGCAGCGAATGGTGGACAAGATTTCTACGATGTCAGCCTTGTAGATGGCTTCAACCTCCCTATTTCTGTTGCCACACAAGGCGGGACCGGTGATTGCAAGCCCTCGAGTTGCCCAGCAGACGTGAACGCCGTTTGCCCTGCTGAGCTGCAACTGAAAGGGTCTGATGGGAGCGTGATCGCTTGCAAGAGCGCATGCTTAGCTTTGAATGAGCCACAATACTGTTGCACTGGCGATCATAGTACCCCAGAAACATGTCCACCCACAAACTATTCGATGATCTTCGAGAACCAATGCCCTCAAGCTTATAGCTACGCTTATGATGATAAGAACAGCACGTTTACCTGCTCCAATGCACCTGACTACGTTATCACTTTCTGCCCTTGA